In the Desulfonatronovibrio hydrogenovorans DSM 9292 genome, ATACTAATCATCTTAATTACCTGTTCTTTCTTCCTCGGTCCTTGCTCGGTGGCTCAAGGGCTGCTTCAGCCCGGGTGAGAGATATTCCTTAATTTTTGCTATCCAAATAATCCCATCCTTCAGCAGTAATCTCATTAAAATTGATCAGGAGCCCGATTTCCAGGCCTGACAGACACAAGTATAGCAACAAAAGCTGCCCTTGCATGTCACCGGTAATTCAAGCTCTGTCTAGCAGTCTGTAGAAAACAGTCATTATCAGGCAGCATGATGATCTTTAGGTTTGTTATTATCAATTGATAACGGTTTTCTTATCTGCGGAGATCAGCGGCTGATATTTTTTGTTTTTTGATCTTATCGGATACACCAAGAAACAGGATTTAAAATCGCTGATCTCGGTGACTTTCCCTGATTAAAATCATCTTTGACAGCAAGTCAGAATAAAAGGCCAGGTCCTAGTTGTCTATGGACTGAAGTGAACCTCATGGGCTGGACATCCAGGCTGCCATGTCTTGACTCAGCTTGCTTCTGGCCACACAATTTCCCTTTTATTTCCCTTTCTTTCATGCTATTTTTAGACTACAGCACATGCTTTGTAAAAGGAGGTAAGACATATGGCAGACAGGGCATCCAACAACTTCATGGCCGGTGTAATTCTGGCTTTGGCCCTGGTGGCAGGGGCCTGGATCCTGGGATCAGCCATCAAAGATTTCAGGGCCTATGACAGGTTTGTCAGTGTCCGGGGGTTTGCCGAGAGAGAAGTCCAGGCAGACCTGGCCTATTGGCCCATCTCCTTCAGTGCTGCCGGCAATGACCTGCAGAAAATCCAGCAGGAGCTGGACACATCAAGGGATGAAGTCCTGGATTTTTTGGCCAGACAGGGTCTTGGCCAGGCTGAGATTTCTGTATCCGCCCCCAGGATAACCGACCAGCACGCCTATGGCGTATCTGAACAGCACAGACCGGCCAACCGGTTCACAGCCCAGAGTGTCATCACTGTGCGCACAGACCAGGCCGACCTGGTCAAACAGGCCATGGCTGCAGCCGGAGAACTGGTCACCAGAGGCGTAGTCCTGATCCATTCCTACGAGTTTCAGCCCAGGTTTGAATTCACCGGCCTGGCTGAGATAAAACCGGAAATGATCGCCCAGGCTACAAAAGATGCCAGAAATGCAGCCCAGCAGTTTGCCCATGACTCGGACAGCCGGGTGGGTGCCATCCGCCGGGCCAGCCAGGGTCTTTTCACCATCAATGACCGGGACCCCTTCACCCCTGAAATCAAACTGGTCCGGGTGGTGACCAGTGTGGATTATTTTTTAAAGGATTGATCCCTGCACTGGGCATCATTTCCTTGCTGGCCAGGATGTCTGAACTTGATTTACTGCAGAAATCCGTTCAGCACTGTTTTATTATCTCAAGCATTTCCAGGGCCAGTTTTTTGCGGTCATAATCTCTGGCCAGCTGCAAGCACCCCTTCTGCAATCTGTCATACATAGACTTGTCCCGGTGAAGCTCATGCAGGGCATCAAGAAAGCTCTGCCTGTTTTCCGGTTCAAAGCAGATCCCGGCCTGATACTGATTCACAATCCTTTTTGCCTGGCCTTCCACACCCAAAAGAATTGGCTTATGCATGGCTGCGGATTCAAAAATCTTGGATGGTATCACTGTCTTAAATGTATCATTCTTTCTTAAAGGGACCAGGCATGCATCTGTAATGGAAATGTAACCGGCAATAGTTTCTTTGGGAACAGGATCAAGAAAAGTCGCATTTTTTAAATTCAGCTCTTTTGCCTTGTGCAGCAGATTCCTTTTCTCAGCTCCATCCCCTACGAATAAAAAATGGATCTGATCATTCAGGACCGAATCAGCACAGTCAAGAATAAAGTCCAGGCCGTGGGCCATACCGTGAGTGCCTATGTAGCCCAGCACAAATTTGTCTTCCAGTCCCAGCTTGCTGACCAGTTGTTTGTCCTTGGGCCGAGGGGAGAACAGGTCCAGATTGGACCCGTTAGTGACCACCCGGATCTTGTCCGGTGTAATGCCTCTCTTGACCAGGTCCAGCTTAAAGGCAGCAGACACAGCCACCACCTTGGTGGCCCTTCGGTACAGGAAAAGTTCCAGCCTCTCCAGGAAGCTCAGGAAAAATCCGTCCTGCATGGCCCCAACTGCCCGGATGGACTCAGGCCATAAATCACGCACCTCAAATACCCAGGGCCTTCTCTTGCACAAGGATAATCCATAGCCGGACA is a window encoding:
- a CDS encoding glycosyltransferase family 4 protein, yielding MRILFITDNFPPEVNAPATRTYEHCRQWVEQGAQVTVITCAPNFPSGRIFPGYKNRVHHVEYMDGIKLIRVLSYITANEGFVRRSLDYLSFAFSSFLAGLFVRADVIVATSPQFFTTLSGYGLSLCKRRPWVFEVRDLWPESIRAVGAMQDGFFLSFLERLELFLYRRATKVVAVSAAFKLDLVKRGITPDKIRVVTNGSNLDLFSPRPKDKQLVSKLGLEDKFVLGYIGTHGMAHGLDFILDCADSVLNDQIHFLFVGDGAEKRNLLHKAKELNLKNATFLDPVPKETIAGYISITDACLVPLRKNDTFKTVIPSKIFESAAMHKPILLGVEGQAKRIVNQYQAGICFEPENRQSFLDALHELHRDKSMYDRLQKGCLQLARDYDRKKLALEMLEIIKQC
- a CDS encoding SIMPL domain-containing protein, producing MADRASNNFMAGVILALALVAGAWILGSAIKDFRAYDRFVSVRGFAEREVQADLAYWPISFSAAGNDLQKIQQELDTSRDEVLDFLARQGLGQAEISVSAPRITDQHAYGVSEQHRPANRFTAQSVITVRTDQADLVKQAMAAAGELVTRGVVLIHSYEFQPRFEFTGLAEIKPEMIAQATKDARNAAQQFAHDSDSRVGAIRRASQGLFTINDRDPFTPEIKLVRVVTSVDYFLKD